The genomic region GTCATACCAACAACATCCGTTCAAGAAGGAATGGTAGCGGCGTTGTCATTTGAATCAGGAGAAGCTCCTAAAAAGATTTATTCAACTTTAAAATCAAGTCTTAAAAATGTGACAAGTTTATCAATTACGATTTCTGCTAAAACAGCTTCAATTGATGGGATTAAGATTAATAAAGGGGAATACATGGGGATTATGAACAAAAAAATTATTTGTTCATACCCAACCTTAACAAAAACAATGAAATATTTGTTTAACCGCGCAATTAATAAATCAACCGAAATTGTTACAATTTTTACTGGTGAAGAAGCTGAAACATGGGATATCAATGCAATTCGAAAATATTTAGATGAAAGTTTCGATGTTGAATATGAATTCATTGATGGTGACCAAACATTATATCCATTTTTAATTGCTGTTGAATAAAAAAGAAAATAAATTTAAGTTTTTTATTTATTTGTCTTGAAATGAATTATGAATATGATAATATGTTAGGGGTTTAGATTTTATGGCACTATAGCCAAGGTGGCTAAGGCATGGGACTGCAACTCCCCGATCGTCGGTTCGAATCCGACTAGTGCCTCCATTTAAATCTATTTAACATTTAAATATAGTTTTACTTCTATGCGCTTATAGATCAATTGGATAGATCGTTTGACTACGGATCAAAAGGCTGAGGGTTCGAATCCTTCTAGGCGCGCCATTTATTTAAATGTTATTTTTTTTCGGAAAGTAGCTTAGCTTGGTAGAGCACTCGGTTTGGGACCGAGGGGTCGCAGGTTCGAATCCTGTCTTTCCGACCATTTTTTATACTATTTTTGGGCCCGTAGCTCAGCTGGGAGAGCACCTGCCTTGCACGCAGGGGGTCGACGGTTCGATCCCGTTCGGGTCCACCATTAACATTAATAAAACAATTAAACATGATATGGCGGGATAGCTCAGCTGGTTAGAGCGCTCGGCTCATACCCGGGAGGTCAAGAGTTCAAGTCTCTTTCTCGCTACCATGGACCCTTAGCTCAGTTGGTTAGAGCGCTCGGCTCATAACCGGATGGTCACTGGTTCAAGTCCAGTAGGGTCCACCATTTATTATTTAATTGCTTTTAATTGCTTTCATCACATTTTTGGAAGATTACCCAAGCCTGGTTGAAGGGATCGGTCTTGAAAACCGACAGGCGGTGAAAGCCGCGCGGGGGTTCGAATCCCTCATCTTCCGCCATTTTACAGAAAAAACTTGCAATTAAAAGTTAAGTTATGATAGTATTAAAATTGTGGGGTGGAGCAGTGGTAGCTCGTTGGGCTCATAACCCAAAGGTCGCAGGTTCAAGTCCTGCCCCCGCAACCAATGGTCTTGTAGTGAAGTGGTTATCATGCCTCTCTGTCACAGAGGAGATCGCGGGTTCAAGTCCCGTCAAGACCGCCAATCCTGGTTCAGTAGCTCAGTTGGTAGAGCATTTGATTGAAGCTCAAAGTGTCGGCAGTTCAATTCTGTCCTGAACCACCATTGAATTTAGTTAAAAATAACCCTAGACTCTAGATTAATTTAGAGTCTTTTATTTTTGTTATAAATTGTAAATTGTAAATATCAAAAACTTCCCCGATATTGATTTAATGATTCGCTGTGGTGGTGAACAACGGTTAAGTAATTTCTTATTATTACAAAGTCGTTATGCTGAATTATATTTTATGAAAGACTTTTGACCAGAATTTGATGAAAATGCTTTCACTGCGGCAATATTGGATTATAATAATAGAAATAGAAGATTTGGAGGAATTGAAAGTGATAAAAAATCAGGATAATAATGTGTTTGTTAATGAAAAAGAAATGTCAGCAGGAACTAATAATGGATTAAATAAGCCAGACAAAACAAAAGACCACAAAGGCATATTTCAAAAAAAATATGTTGCTCGTCACATTACCTTTTATGCCTTATTAGTTTTTTTAACATTATATTTATTTACTGGCGTAATTACGACAGAATGACATGGTTGAGAAAAAACACCACATATTGAAATTGCTAATTATGTTTTTATTATTATTAATGTTGTTATTTTAGGGTTAGTTAACTATGAAATTCTACGGTTACTTGGTGGAACAAGGTGACCAATTTATACCCAAGTTATTACTTACGTATTAATGATTTTTTTATTTTTATTTCCAGTTGAGGCATTGGCAGATGAATATGGGGCCATTGGGGCAATTAATTATCCGTTTTATACCTTCATGAACTTCACTTGATTAAAACCATGAATTATTTTTGTCATTTATTTATGTATCATTTTAGTGTATTACTGTTTAGTATTTAGTTCAAAAGATATTATCTTTGGTAAAATGACTTTAGTTTTAATTTTTACCTTGTATTTAACTTTTTCTTTCAAAGCAATGAATAAATTTATGTTAAATCCGGTTTATGGTTGAAGTAGTGTTGTTTGATTAGCCTTAATTATTATTTTAACTGATACCTTTGCTTTTGTGGGGGGAGTTACTTGTGGAAAACATAAATTAGCCCCAACGATATCTCCAAATAAAACGTGAGAAGGGGCAGTGATGGGAACTGTTTTCGCTGCCGGAGTAGCAATTACTTATGCTATCTTAATGTTTCATTTTGATTCGAATAGTCAACATTGAGTTTTTAGCTTTTTTTCAAATGATAATGACAAAAATGTTATGCGATATGTAATCTATCTTTTATTAGCAATTGTGTTGAGTATTTTATCACAATTAGGGGATTTATCATTCTCATGAATTAAACGACGTTATGATATTAAAGATTTTAGTAATTTATTTCCTGGCCATGGTGGGGTTTTAGATCGTTTGGATTCATTTTCATTAGTCTTTTTTGTAATGTTTATTATTTCTAATGTAGCCTTAAAACAATAATTAATGATGCGAAATATTATTATTTTTGGTGCTTCTGGCAATATTGGTCAACAAGCTTTACAAATTATTGAATCAAATCCAAATGATTTTCAGTTAACAGCGGTTAGTATTTATCATAATGTTGCAGTGTTACATAAAATTTTACAAAAAAATCAAACAATTACAATTGTCCATCTTGGCGATGAAACCCACCAAGCAGCATTAGCAACCCAATATCCAAATATAACATTTGTGACGGGTGAAGCGGGGATTGATGCGATGTTAGCGGTTGACCCTACAGCAATGGTTCTTAATGCAATTGGTGGTTTTGCGGGGTTATATCCAACTTTGCAAACTTTAGCGGGTAAAAACAGGACCTTATTATTAGCAAATAAAGAATCATTGGTAGTTGCTGGGGATTTAATTAATAGTTTATTAACAAAAAACAATAATCAGTTATATCCAATTGATTCGGAGCATTGTGCTATTTTTCAATGTTTAGAACAAAATAATCGTTGCCAAGAACTTATTTTAACGGCCTCGGGGGGAATGTTTGCCAATAAGACATTAGCGGAGTTAAAGACAATTGATGAGCATCAAGTTTTACAACATCCAACTTGAACGATGGGACAAAATATTACGATTGATTCTTCAACAATGGTTAACAAAGGATTAGAAATTATTGAAGCTTACCATTTGTTTAAAACAGCGAATATTACGGTAGTCTTACATCCTCAGTCGGTGTTACATTCGGCGGTCCAATATGAAGATTATTCAATTTTAGCACAATTATCAAAACCATCAATGTTACAAGTTTTAAATTATTTTTTATATTATCCAGTTCGGAAACATAATGCGCTCTTGCCACCTTTAGAATTTAATGAACTAATGATCTTAACTTTTCAGAAGGCGGATTTATCTCGTTGAAAAGTGCTACAATTAGCTTATCGTTGTTTAAACGAAAATAATTCTTTGGCAGTTACTTTTAATGCCGCAAATGAAGAATTACGGGGCCTTTTTTTAGCCGGAAAAATTAAGTTTTATCAAATTGTGGACTATATTGAATATTTTATGAATCAGATTAAACCACAAAAATTGGTTAATTATCTGCAAATAAAAAAATTAAATGATATCATTAAAAGAGATATTATTAATTATTTTTCAAAGAAATAATATTATTTGGATTAAAACAAGTAAGGAGTTAAGAAATAAATGTCGGCAGGGATGATAGTTTTAGGTTTTGTAAGTGGGATTATAATTTTACTAATACTAGTTACAATTCATGAATTTGCACACTTTGTTATTGCAAAATTAGCCAGGGCCTATGTCTATGAATTCGCAATTGGTTTTGGTCCCAAAATTTTTTCGTGAAGGAAAAAAGAAACCCGTTATTCAATTCGGATTTTTCCATTTGGTGGTTATGTTTATATTGCTAGTGAACTAGTGGATCCACCCAAAGGACGGGAGGAGGAAAAAGTTCCTCCTGAACGAAAAATGGAAAATATTGCCAAATGAAAACGTTTAATTTTTATTGTGGCCGGCGCTTTAATGAATTTTTTTATTGCTGTTTTTATTTTTACAACAACTTTTGCGGTGTTAAGTTATAAACCATCTGATTTAAATTATTGAGGCGCTAAGTATGATACTAATGGGGCAGCTTATCAAGCCTTAGCTACTGCAACAGATGATATTGGTCAAGATATTATTATTTTACATTATTGATTAGGACCAGATGAAGCGAAACTTACAACGGCATGAGAATATTATTTTAAACAAGGCAAAGATAAAGATGATAATGACCAAAATCAGATTTTAGCAAGTCACTTGGGAACAGTCGCGGATATTCCTAATTATGGAAAAACTGTTAATAATTTTATTAGTAATTTAGAAAAACAATATAATAAAAGTAATACAAAAGATAAGGTTAATTATATTACTCTTGCTTTTGCTCGGGTAAATAGTAAGAAAGAAATTACGATTGATGATAAAATTAAGTTGTTGTTTCAAACTAAAGCGGTGGAATTAACCGTAAAAGGAAAAACCTATGTTGTTGGTATTAGAGCCCCTGACCGTTTATTTAATTCAACTGCGCAAGGATATGGGTATGGATGATGGGAAACACTTACTCAGTCAGTAACCATTTTAAAATCATTTGGGTTATTATTTACTGACCAATGGGGACAATTATCGGGGCCAGTTGGAATTGCCAAAACAATTTCTTCAATTTTAACAAGTGGGCCAGCTGAGTTCTTCATATATGTGGGAATGTTGTCAGCTAACTTATTTGTTTTAAACTTAATTCCAATTCCACCTTTGGATGGTTATAAGTTTTTTGAAACAGGAATTGAAGGAATTGTTGGTGGCACAAAACGGTTGCATGGACGGATTCGAATTTGAAGAAAACGCCATAATCCAGCGGAGCAAAAATTATTATTAGCAGAATATGAAGGAAAAGATCAAAATTGACAGCTACCCCATAAAGCAAAAATTATTATTAATGTGACGGGAGCCGTCTTATTTATCTTATTATTTATTGGAATAACAATTAAAGATGTCTTTTTTTAAGCGGAAAATATAGATGAGGATTAAATGATGGACCAACAATTGATAAAACTATTTACAACAAATAATTTAGCATTCACCGAGAATTATTTTGATGATGCTAAAATCATTAAAACTGAATATAGTACTAGCGAAGGGCTCTTTCGGATTGTAATTGAAATTAATGATTTTTTACCTCCTGAAATTTTATTAAAATTAGAAAAAACTTTATTAGAGAGTGAGATCTTACCAACCAAAATTTCATTGCGAGTATGCCAAAAAAAATATCACTTAGAAACTATTTTTCGTTATTTAGAATATATTCGGTTAAATAAATCTGAATTAAAAAATAGTTTTTTTAGTAAACTAGCCCCAGAACGATTTGCCTTAACAGATAACATTTTAAAAATTTCTGTTCATTCTGAAAGTGAACAGAAATTAGTCGGCGAACACTGTAATTATTATCAGCAAAAACTTCGTCGTTATGGTTTTAATGACTTGCAATTAGCATTAGTAATTGATTTACGAGAAAATAATATTTTAGAAATTAATGAACAAGAGTTAATTAAATATCAAGCAGCAGTGCAAACTGCTATCCCGGTAGTTTCGAAACCACCAATGACGGCAAATGGTATACGAAAAGGAACGAATAACTATAGCAAAGGGAAAATTGGGGAAGCAAGTTATGAACGGTTAATTGATATTGATCAAGATGCTCAAAATGTTAGCATTTATGGGAAAATCTTGAATAAAGAACGTCAATTAATTTCAACGAAAAAATTTATTTATACAATTACAATTACCGATTATAGCGATACGATTAGGGCAAAATTTTTTTCCCGAACAGAACAACCAGATGATTTTATTGAAGCATTAAAAATAAATCAATGAGTTAGTCTTTTTGGTGACATTCGTTATGATACTTATGCCAGTGAACAAATTTTTTTTATTAAAAAAATTTCACAATTAGAGCGTGAAGATTTATATCGCGAGGATAATGCTCCAGAGAAACGGGTGGAGTTACATTTACATACTAAAATGAGTGTGATGGATGGTGTAACTGATATTGCTGAGCTTTTTAAAACGTTACAACATTGAAATCATAAGGCAATTGCTTTTACAGACCATTTGAATGTGCAAGCTTATCCGGAAATTTATAATCTTAATAAGAAATATCCGGATATTAAAGTTATTTATGGGGTCGAAGCGGATGTCTTAGATGATAAGGTATGATATGTTAAAAATCTCCACCATCATAATTTAAGAACTGCTAAGTATGTTATTTTTGACTTAGAAACAACGGGGTTAAGTAGTAGTTATGATGAAATTATTGAATTTGGAGCCGTTATTATGGATGGAATTAGTGGCGAACGCCAAAGTATTAATCATTTGTTTAAACCATCAGTCAAGTTATCATCATTTACGACGGAATTAACGGGAATTACGGATGAATTATTAGCCGATAAGCCAACCTTTATTGAATCAATTGACCAGATTTTAATATATTTTGAAGACGCCATTTTAATTGCTCATAATGCGGAATTTGATATGGGGTTTATTCAATCATGACTAGAAAAAGCGGGACGGCCAAAAATTAATAATACGGTAATTGATACTTTACAATTATCGCGAATTTTAGAACCACATTTAAAAAATTACCGCTTGGGAACAATTGCCCGTTGTTATAGTGTTATTTATAACGAAGAAGTGGCCCATAGGGGGGATTATGACGCGATTGTATTAACTGATGTTTATGAACAACAATTGCGGAAATTAATTAACACTTATGAGATTGAGTTTGATGATCAAATTGACCAAATTCATGATTCGGCAGTTTATAAAAAACTACGGGCAAAACACATGACTGTTTTAGCAAAAAATCAAAGTGGTCTCCTAGAATTATTTCAATTAATTACTGCAGCCCACACCAAGTACTTTTATTTGACTCCCAAATTATTACGAAGTGTTATTGCTGAACATCGGAGTAATTTATTAATTGGTTCATCATGTGTTAATGGTGATGTTTTTGAAACAGCGCGGAATAAAGATTTAACAGAATTACAAGAAGTAATTAGTTTTTATGATTATATTGAAATTCAACCACCAAGTGTTTATAAACATTTAGTTCAAATGGGTGATCTTTCCGAAACAAGATTATTAACAGTTATTAAAGACATTATTTTAACAGCGAAAGAATTAAATAAATTAGTTGTTGCCAGTGGTGACGTGCATTATCTTAATCCTGAAGATAAAATTTTTCGCGAAGTTTATATTAATGCAAAAGGAATTGGGGGTAGACCCCATCCCTTATATGACTATAAGCAACGGGTAAATGAGAACCCAGAGCAGTTTTTACGCACAACAACTGAAATGATAAATGAATTTAAGTTTTTAGGGGATGATGACTTAATTTATGAAATTGTCGTCACCAATCCAAACCGGATTGCTGATCAAATTGAAAAAGTTGAAATTATTAAAGATAAGTTATACATGCCCAAAATTGAGGGTAGTGATCAGTTATTAAAAGAGTTATGTTATCAAAATGCTTATAAAATTTATGGTAATCCCTTACCAGCAATTGTTGCTAGTCGTTTAGAGCGAGAATTAAATGCTATTATCAAACATAGATTTGCTGTTATTTATTGAATTGCTCATAAACTAGTTGATAAATCGTTACAAGATGGTTATTTAGTTGGTTCACGAGGGAGTGTTGGAAGTAGTTTTGTTGCAACAATGAGTAATATTACTGAAGTTAACCCCTTGCAACCCCATTATTTATGTATTTATTGTAGTTATAGCGAATTTATTGTTGATGGGTCAGTTAAATGTGGTTATGATTTACCTGCTCGCACTTGTCCAAAGTGTCAAAAACCATTAAAAGGGGAAGGCCATGATATTCCATTTGAAACCTTCTTGGGGTTTGAAGCCGATAAAGTGCCGGATATTGATTTAAACTTTTCTGGTGAATATCAACCAATTGCCCATGATTTTACGAAAGAAATGTTTGGTGAACGAAGTGTTTATCGTGCCGGAACAATTTCGACTGTTGCTGAAAAAACAGCATATGGTTATGTAAAAGGTTACTTTGAAAGTAAAAATATTTTACATTTAAAGCGGCACGTTGAATTGGAACGGATTGCAAAAGGATGTGAAGGGGTTAAAAGAACAAGCGGTCAACATCCAGGGGGGATTGTTGTTATTCCTAATGAATATGAAGTGGAAGCTTTTACCCCAGTTAATTTTCCAGCGGATGATATTAAATCAAATTGATTAACAACCCATTTTGATTTCCACGCAATTCATGATAATGTTTTCAAATTAGATATTTTAGGGCATGCTGATCCAACGGCGTTACGAATGCTACAAGATTTAACGGGCGTTGACCCAAAAACAATTCCGACTAATGATGAAAAAGTTTTAAGCTTGTTCCGTAGTTTAGATGTTTTAAACATTAAACCAGAAGATATTAATGGTGAAAAAACCGGCGTAATTGGGATTCCAGAATTTGGAACTTTTTTCGTGCGGAAAATGCTATTAGATACGAAGCCAACATCGTTCGCTGATTTAGTACAAATTTCAGGGTTATCCCACGGGACAGATGTTTGAATTGGTAATGCCCAAGACTTAATTCGTAATCAAAATATTACTATTTCTGACGTAATCGGGTGTCGCGATGATATTATGGTTAATTTAATTTATAAAGGATTACTAGCCCAAAGTGCTTTTAAAATTATGGAAGATGTCCGAAAAGGAAAAGGTTTAACAGCGGAACAAGAGCAATTAATGCGGGAAAATAATGTTGAGCAATGATATATTGATTCATGTAACAAGATTAAGTATATGTTTCCAAAGGCCCATGCCACAGCCTATGTTTTAATGACATGACGCATAGCGTGATATAAAATTAATTATCCGGTTGAATACTATGCAACATTCTTTTCAACTCGTACTGATGTTTTTGATATTAAGACCATTTTAAAAGGAGCCGAAACAATTAAGCAAGTTTTACGTGATATTCAAACGCGCTTGGATAATAAATATTTTAATGCGCCAACAAAGCCATCACAAAAAGAAAAGGATTTAATTCCTGTTTATGAAATTGCTTTGGAAATGTATGCACGGGGAATTAAAATGAGTAATATTGATTTAAAAACAAGTCACAATAAAAATTTTACTATTGTCACAAATGAAAATGATGAAAAAATTATTTTACCCCCATTTTCGGCAATTGATGGTTTAGGCGGGAATGCTGGGGATAGTATTATTAATGCCCGCCATGAAAAACCATTTTTATCAATTGCTGACTTACAAAAACGAACAAATATTACTAAAGCGCATTTAGAATCATTTGAAGAACTTGGCATTTTAAATGGTTTATCATTAGATGACCAAATTGTATTTGAGTTTTAAATAAGATATTTTTTTGGTGATTTTCCTTTATAATTAGACTGATTAAGAGGTGAAGAAAATAGCAATTAAATCAGGATTTGTGGCAATTGTGGGGCGCCCAAATGTTGGGAAATCAACATTATTAAATACAATTTTAAATAATAAAGTAGCAATTGTAACCGCTAAAGCACAAACAACCCGTAATCGAATTCAAGGTATTTATAATGATAAAGAATCCCAAATTGTTTTTATGGACACACCAGGGATTCATAAAGCCCATCATGAAATGGGGAAATTTATGAATAAAGTTGCTTTATCAACAACGAAAGCAGCTGATGTTATCTTATTTTTAGCTCCTGTGAATGAACGGATTGGCGATAATGATCGTTATATTATTAAAGCGTTACAAGAACGTGAAATTCCAATTATTTTAGTTGTCACAAAAATTGATTTAGTTTCAAAAAGTGATTTGATGGTAAAAATTGCTGAATGAGAAAAGATTCACCAGTTTACGGCAATTATTCCGATTTCAGCGGTAAAACATCAAAATATGGGCGAGTTATTAACTTTATTAAAAGGACATTTAACAGAAGGACCACAATATTATCCCGATGATATGTTAACTGATCAACCAGAGAAGTTTTTAATTCGTGAAATTATTCGTGAAAAAATTTTGTTATTAACAGAAGAGGAAATTCCACATAGTGTGGCAATTTTAATTGATAAGTTGGAAGACAAACTACAGTTGTTAAAAATTATGGCTTCAATTTGTGTGGAACGCGATTCGCAAAAAGGAATTATAATTGGGAAACAAGGGCGATTAATTAAACAAATTGGCACACAAGCGCGCTTAGAATTAGAGCAAATTTTAGGAACTAAAATATTTCTAGAATTATTTGTGAAAGTTGTTGATAAATGACGCGATAAACCATCAATGATTGCTCGCTTAGGTTATAACAAAGAAAGTTATTAAAAGATAATGGCACAAAAACTTACTGGGATGGTACTCAATAAGCAACCTTATGGCAATGATAGTGAGATTGTTACTATTTTGTCTAATAAAGAACTCGGTAAATTAGTTTTTTTGCGCCAGGAGTGCAAAAAATTACATCAAAAAATTAGTATGCAGTGCAGTTTTTAGAAAATAGTGAATTTGAAATATTTTTAGCATATCAGCATAACAAATTAAATAAATTAAAGACCAGCAATTTATTAACATGTATACTGTAAAAGTAAATCATAAAAAGTTAATAAAATTATAACAAATTAAAAATAAAAAACAATAATCACAAAAAATATTAAATTAAAAATATTTTTTTAATATTTATTTTTAAAATTATAAAATTAAACACAACAAAAAATAAATTTTACTAATCTTAACAAAAACTAATTTAATTTAAAAAAATTTTTTTAAAATATTGTATTGATGTAAAATTTTCCAAGCAAGGTCTAATTGTAGTATTTAATATATTGTAAATTGTAAATAACTTAATATCACTTTATATAATTTTAACGAGTAATAAGGACAAAATCACTTATTAATATTGTTTTACCACATCAAATGATTTGATGTGGTTTTTTTATAAATTTTTTATTTACCGCAATTTTTATTCCCAGTGTTAATTGTAAATCATTCATTATCAAGTTTTTGAATGACAAAACTATAATTCAGACATTTTTGCAAATCAATATCTACAACCATTAAATTATGGTTGATAGTATCTTTATTTTCTACTTTTTTCATAGTTATTTTGTCTATTTTCATTTTTTTTCTTCTGTTTTGCTTTTGTGTTTGATTTTTTCTTTTTTATTACCTGCTTATTTTTTCTATGATATTCTTTTTCTAATTTTTTAAAAAAATTTCCTAAACTTTCAAGCATAAAATTAAAGTGTGCTTCTTTATTATTTTCTAATAACTCTTCTAAATCAGGACTAACAGATAAATTATCCATATATTCCATAAATTGTTTTTCATGTTCTCCACACATAGAAAAAGAGGGAATTAGAAGTAATCTTATTTCTTCACAATAGGGAGAGCAATGCAAATATTTTCATATAATTTCATTGTTTATTTGATTTCTTTGATTAATTCTTTGTATGCTTATTTTTGCCATCAATAATAAGGGTTCTCCCAAATGCTATTAAAATAATTTTCGCTATTATTAAATATTTCAGAATGCCTAATAATTATATTTAATAATTTATCATATAAATTATTTTCTTTTAATCGTTCTTTAAAAATATCTTGATTATCTGTATCTAATACAGAATTAAATAATATTTTTATTTCAGGCTTTTCAGTTTTTAATTCTTTTACAATTATTTCTAAATTATTATTTAAGTTTAAAATTACCTTATAAACTAAATTTTTAGGAACAACAATTAAATTACTAAATATTAGTCAATTTAAAATTAAATTATCTGTTGAAGGTGGATAGTCAATTAACACATAATCATAACTATCAAATGTTGATTTATATTCATTATATATTTTAAAACCAACTTGAAAATACATTTCTTTTGAATAAAATTATTTCAGTACTAATAATGATTTTTTTAAACTTTCTCCACCAGCAATAATATCAATGTTTTTATATTTTGTTTGTTGAATAATATTTTTTATATTATATTCACAATCACTTGCAATAATTTTATGTAATTTTTTTCAATACTAAAATTTTCAGTTGTTCTAGTCAATAATGTCAATGTTGATTGGGTATCTAAATCAATTAATAAAACTTTGTTGTTATCTAGTGCTAATTTATAAGCAACATTTTTACAAAGGCTCGTTTTTCTAACGCCACCTTTTTATTACAAAAACTAATCATCTTCATATTTGCTATTCTCCAATCTATCAAAATAATCTGCTAAAATTTCATTTATTAAAGTTGTCTTACTCCATTTTTTTCTTCATTTTATTTAATTATTTACTATAAGAAGCAGTCTCATTAAGTAAATAATTTTTTATATCTTTTGGCATAATTATTTACCTCCTTTTATTTATTGTGTTATAAATAACACAATTAGCACTTTAAGCACAATTTACACTGCTATGAAATAATTCTCTAAATTAGCAATTGCAACGCGTTCTTGTTGCATTGTATCCCGATTTCGGACGGTAACTTTCTGGTCTGTCGCTGATTCAAAATCAAACGTTACACAAAATGGTGTCCCAATAGCATCTTGGCGGCGATAACGTTTACCAATATTCCCCGTTTTATCATAGATACATTGAAAACGCATTAATAGTTCTTCATACAACTGATATGCCGCTTTGTTTAATTGTTTGCTTAATGGAATAACCGCAATCTGATAGGGTGCTAATAAGGGACTTAATTTTAACACAACTCTTGTCTCATTATCACTAACTTTTTCAATATGATAAGCATCATATAAAACTGCTAACATCAAGCGGCCAACACCAACTGATGGTTCAATAACATGCGGTAAAATTTTTTCATTTGTTTCTTGATTTAAATATGTTAAATCCTGTTTACTCACTTCACTATGACG from Spiroplasma endosymbiont of Polydrusus cervinus harbors:
- a CDS encoding PolC-type DNA polymerase III; this translates as MMDQQLIKLFTTNNLAFTENYFDDAKIIKTEYSTSEGLFRIVIEINDFLPPEILLKLEKTLLESEILPTKISLRVCQKKYHLETIFRYLEYIRLNKSELKNSFFSKLAPERFALTDNILKISVHSESEQKLVGEHCNYYQQKLRRYGFNDLQLALVIDLRENNILEINEQELIKYQAAVQTAIPVVSKPPMTANGIRKGTNNYSKGKIGEASYERLIDIDQDAQNVSIYGKILNKERQLISTKKFIYTITITDYSDTIRAKFFSRTEQPDDFIEALKINQWVSLFGDIRYDTYASEQIFFIKKISQLEREDLYREDNAPEKRVELHLHTKMSVMDGVTDIAELFKTLQHWNHKAIAFTDHLNVQAYPEIYNLNKKYPDIKVIYGVEADVLDDKVWYVKNLHHHNLRTAKYVIFDLETTGLSSSYDEIIEFGAVIMDGISGERQSINHLFKPSVKLSSFTTELTGITDELLADKPTFIESIDQILIYFEDAILIAHNAEFDMGFIQSWLEKAGRPKINNTVIDTLQLSRILEPHLKNYRLGTIARCYSVIYNEEVAHRGDYDAIVLTDVYEQQLRKLINTYEIEFDDQIDQIHDSAVYKKLRAKHMTVLAKNQSGLLELFQLITAAHTKYFYLTPKLLRSVIAEHRSNLLIGSSCVNGDVFETARNKDLTELQEVISFYDYIEIQPPSVYKHLVQMGDLSETRLLTVIKDIILTAKELNKLVVASGDVHYLNPEDKIFREVYINAKGIGGRPHPLYDYKQRVNENPEQFLRTTTEMINEFKFLGDDDLIYEIVVTNPNRIADQIEKVEIIKDKLYMPKIEGSDQLLKELCYQNAYKIYGNPLPAIVASRLERELNAIIKHRFAVIYWIAHKLVDKSLQDGYLVGSRGSVGSSFVATMSNITEVNPLQPHYLCIYCSYSEFIVDGSVKCGYDLPARTCPKCQKPLKGEGHDIPFETFLGFEADKVPDIDLNFSGEYQPIAHDFTKEMFGERSVYRAGTISTVAEKTAYGYVKGYFESKNILHLKRHVELERIAKGCEGVKRTSGQHPGGIVVIPNEYEVEAFTPVNFPADDIKSNWLTTHFDFHAIHDNVFKLDILGHADPTALRMLQDLTGVDPKTIPTNDEKVLSLFRSLDVLNIKPEDINGEKTGVIGIPEFGTFFVRKMLLDTKPTSFADLVQISGLSHGTDVWIGNAQDLIRNQNITISDVIGCRDDIMVNLIYKGLLAQSAFKIMEDVRKGKGLTAEQEQLMRENNVEQWYIDSCNKIKYMFPKAHATAYVLMTWRIAWYKINYPVEYYATFFSTRTDVFDIKTILKGAETIKQVLRDIQTRLDNKYFNAPTKPSQKEKDLIPVYEIALEMYARGIKMSNIDLKTSHNKNFTIVTNENDEKIILPPFSAIDGLGGNAGDSIINARHEKPFLSIADLQKRTNITKAHLESFEELGILNGLSLDDQIVFEF
- the era gene encoding GTPase Era, which encodes MAIKSGFVAIVGRPNVGKSTLLNTILNNKVAIVTAKAQTTRNRIQGIYNDKESQIVFMDTPGIHKAHHEMGKFMNKVALSTTKAADVILFLAPVNERIGDNDRYIIKALQEREIPIILVVTKIDLVSKSDLMVKIAEWEKIHQFTAIIPISAVKHQNMGELLTLLKGHLTEGPQYYPDDMLTDQPEKFLIREIIREKILLLTEEEIPHSVAILIDKLEDKLQLLKIMASICVERDSQKGIIIGKQGRLIKQIGTQARLELEQILGTKIFLELFVKVVDKWRDKPSMIARLGYNKESY
- a CDS encoding ParA family protein, translating into MYFQVGFKIYNEYKSTFDSYDYVLIDYPPSTDNLILNWLIFSNLIVVPKNLVYKVILNLNNNLEIIVKELKTEKPEIKILFNSVLDTDNQDIFKERLKENNLYDKLLNIIIRHSEIFNNSENYFNSIWENPYYWWQK